A stretch of Paraburkholderia phenazinium DNA encodes these proteins:
- a CDS encoding MFS transporter, translated as MSDTAQSQPAPPAIRRAQHVALVLLMVSGVVNYMDRGTLAVANPMIRAELGLSLGQMGLLLSAFLWIYAVCQLPIGGLVDRIGPRRLLGIGLVVWSLAQMAGGLASSFGFFIVARAVLGIGEAPQFPSAARVVSNWFPLRSRGTPTGIYNAASPLGSALAPLCLSFVVVSFNWRWAFIATGMLGLVVAIIWFALYRDPDKSQMTEAERCYLDEGSQSAGEVPPKLTFAEWRGLFSYGTTWGMLIGFFGSVYLNWVYLTWLPGYLTIERHMSLIHTGFAASVPFLCGIVGSLVAGWFSDLITRGSRSPVASRRNAVVVSMLGMMVFTIPAALVESNAIAVACISVVVFLGNAAAASSWALATAAAPPSRIASLAAIQNFGGFLGGALAPIATGFIAQASSFVPALLTAAGIAGAGAMAYLLLVRKPIPEQESAAGVAHVPA; from the coding sequence ATGAGCGATACCGCGCAAAGTCAGCCCGCCCCGCCAGCAATCCGCCGAGCCCAGCATGTCGCGCTCGTGCTGCTGATGGTGAGCGGTGTCGTCAACTACATGGATCGCGGCACGCTGGCTGTCGCCAACCCGATGATTCGTGCCGAGCTCGGACTTTCGCTCGGTCAGATGGGCCTGCTGCTGTCCGCATTTCTGTGGATCTACGCTGTGTGTCAGTTACCGATTGGCGGACTGGTCGATCGCATTGGCCCGCGCCGGCTGCTGGGCATCGGGCTTGTTGTGTGGTCGCTGGCGCAGATGGCGGGTGGCCTCGCGTCCAGCTTCGGCTTCTTTATCGTTGCACGCGCCGTGCTCGGCATTGGCGAAGCGCCGCAGTTTCCTTCGGCCGCCCGGGTCGTGAGCAACTGGTTCCCGTTGCGCTCGCGCGGCACGCCCACCGGCATCTACAACGCGGCCTCGCCGTTGGGGAGCGCGCTTGCACCGCTATGCCTGTCGTTTGTCGTGGTGTCCTTCAACTGGCGTTGGGCCTTTATTGCAACGGGCATGCTGGGTCTTGTGGTCGCAATCATCTGGTTTGCGTTGTACCGCGATCCGGACAAGTCGCAGATGACCGAGGCGGAGCGCTGCTATCTCGACGAGGGCAGCCAGTCTGCAGGCGAAGTACCCCCCAAGCTCACGTTCGCCGAATGGCGCGGTCTGTTTTCGTATGGGACGACCTGGGGGATGCTGATCGGCTTCTTCGGCTCGGTGTATCTCAACTGGGTTTATCTGACCTGGTTGCCGGGCTATCTGACGATCGAGCGGCACATGAGCCTGATCCATACCGGCTTCGCGGCATCTGTGCCGTTCCTGTGCGGCATCGTCGGCTCGCTGGTGGCGGGCTGGTTCTCCGATCTGATTACCCGGGGCAGCCGTTCGCCGGTGGCGAGCCGCCGCAACGCGGTGGTGGTCTCGATGCTCGGCATGATGGTCTTCACGATTCCGGCTGCTCTCGTCGAGAGCAATGCGATCGCGGTCGCCTGCATTTCGGTGGTGGTCTTTTTAGGCAACGCGGCGGCGGCTTCGTCATGGGCATTGGCGACAGCAGCAGCGCCGCCCAGCCGGATCGCGTCGCTGGCAGCCATCCAGAACTTCGGCGGCTTTCTCGGCGGCGCGCTGGCGCCGATCGCGACCGGCTTTATCGCCCAGGCGTCGTCGTTCGTGCCGGCGCTATTGACGGCGGCGGGCATCGCAGGCGCCGGGGCGATGGCCTATCTGCTGCTGGTGCGCAAACCGATTCCCGAACAGGAAAGCGCGGCGGGCGTGGCTCACGTACCCGCATGA
- a CDS encoding MFS transporter, translating to METNLHPVHGDEEVLVERAIRRAKWRIVPFLILMYMLSYLDRANIGFAQQSYQASTGVSNAAFAFGAGIFFIAYALFEVPSNLMMHRVGARVWLSRIMVTWGLISAAMAYASSDSLFSFIRFFLGAAEAGLFPGAVLYMTYWFPARARGQIMGIFYFGSPLALMLGGPLSGMLLELDGLFGLHGWQLMFLVEGLLASVVGVCGYFYLCNRPEDAKWMPRDEARALARALAAEDRQKQKIGKMTFRAALVDPKLLHFALLYFSIQIAGYGVAFYLPTQVSALLHVKVGLHVGLISAIPWACAIVAGAFYPGFAVRTGHRRGFAVLSALSIACGLAVSANMGPVGAIMALCFVTMGIMTVQPIFWTFPAAYLGGTAAAGGFAVINAIGNLGGFFAPTVRNAVEASFHSVPAGLYVLAASGLVAALLLAMLRPAQADRRVSDPAEPLRAEV from the coding sequence ATGGAGACGAACCTGCACCCCGTGCACGGCGATGAAGAGGTTTTGGTGGAGCGCGCAATCAGGCGCGCCAAGTGGCGGATCGTGCCGTTTCTGATCCTGATGTACATGCTGTCGTACCTCGATCGGGCGAACATCGGTTTTGCGCAGCAGTCCTATCAGGCGTCGACGGGCGTGAGCAACGCTGCATTCGCCTTCGGCGCAGGTATTTTCTTCATCGCCTACGCGTTGTTCGAAGTGCCAAGCAATCTGATGATGCATCGTGTCGGCGCGCGTGTCTGGCTTTCGCGCATCATGGTCACATGGGGGCTGATTTCGGCGGCCATGGCATACGCGTCGAGCGATTCGCTGTTCTCGTTCATCCGGTTCTTTCTGGGCGCCGCCGAGGCGGGACTGTTCCCAGGTGCGGTTCTCTACATGACGTACTGGTTTCCGGCTCGCGCACGCGGACAGATCATGGGGATCTTCTACTTCGGCTCGCCGCTCGCGTTGATGCTGGGCGGTCCGCTATCGGGCATGCTGCTTGAGCTCGATGGCCTGTTCGGCCTGCACGGCTGGCAATTGATGTTCCTGGTCGAAGGCCTGCTGGCGTCGGTGGTAGGCGTGTGCGGCTATTTCTATCTGTGTAATCGTCCCGAAGACGCGAAGTGGATGCCGCGCGATGAAGCACGAGCGCTCGCGCGTGCACTTGCTGCTGAAGATCGGCAGAAACAGAAAATCGGCAAGATGACTTTCCGTGCCGCACTGGTCGATCCGAAGCTGCTGCATTTCGCGCTCCTCTATTTCTCGATCCAGATTGCAGGCTACGGGGTGGCGTTTTATTTGCCGACCCAGGTAAGCGCGCTGCTGCATGTCAAAGTGGGCCTGCACGTCGGGCTGATTTCGGCCATTCCGTGGGCCTGCGCCATCGTGGCGGGTGCGTTTTATCCGGGCTTCGCGGTGCGTACCGGACACCGGCGTGGTTTCGCGGTGCTCTCGGCTCTCTCTATCGCGTGTGGTCTTGCGGTATCGGCCAATATGGGTCCCGTTGGGGCGATCATGGCCCTCTGTTTCGTCACGATGGGCATCATGACGGTACAGCCGATCTTCTGGACATTTCCAGCGGCCTATCTGGGCGGCACCGCAGCGGCGGGCGGTTTCGCGGTGATCAACGCGATCGGCAATCTTGGCGGTTTCTTTGCGCCGACCGTGCGCAATGCCGTCGAGGCGTCGTTTCACTCGGTGCCTGCGGGACTTTATGTGCTTGCGGCGAGCGGCCTCGTAGCGGCACTTCTGCTTGCCATGCTGCGTCCCGCGCAGGCCGATCGCCGCGTGTCCGATCCGGCCGAGCCTTTGCGCGCTGAAGTTTGA
- a CDS encoding FAD-binding oxidoreductase: MDHEICLPERAGDTSEALFAALRDALGAAAVLTGNDIPTRNEQDWSTLGPQRPLAVLRPTDTPGVAAAMRICAQYRVPVVPQGGLTGLCGGARPIEGAVALSLERMVGIEEIDPASATMTVKAGTPLQNVQEAADEAGFFIPLDLGARGSCAIGGNLSTNAGGNRVIRYGMAREMVLGLEVVLPDGSVVTNLNKMLKNNAGYDLKHLFIGSEGTLGIITRMVLRLSAKPGCTMAALCALESYDKLVVFLNAARRGLGPLLSAFEVMWPDYWQTVTQRVPGVSNPLPGEHACYVLIEAQGMDAAYDAPRFESWLMHQIEEGVLADGALAQSLADVQAFWGVRDACAEFPQVLGPHEPFDIGLPVAVMDEYVNACLAALRARFADAVALFYGHVGDGNLHIVACVPGASPQPKQEITAIVYGLVQKFGGTISAEHGIGITKKPWLPYTRSEPELALMRRLKAALDPLNLLNPGKVV; this comes from the coding sequence ATGGACCACGAAATCTGCTTGCCCGAGAGGGCCGGCGATACATCCGAGGCGTTGTTCGCCGCATTGCGCGATGCCCTCGGTGCTGCCGCTGTGCTGACCGGCAACGACATCCCCACACGTAACGAACAGGACTGGAGCACGCTCGGGCCCCAGCGGCCCCTGGCGGTGTTGCGTCCTACGGACACGCCCGGCGTGGCTGCGGCGATGCGCATCTGTGCGCAGTATCGCGTCCCGGTGGTACCGCAGGGCGGATTGACGGGACTGTGCGGCGGCGCCAGGCCCATCGAGGGGGCGGTGGCGTTGTCGCTCGAGCGCATGGTGGGGATCGAAGAGATCGACCCTGCATCGGCAACTATGACGGTCAAGGCGGGCACGCCGCTGCAGAACGTGCAGGAGGCCGCGGATGAGGCCGGTTTCTTCATTCCCCTGGACCTCGGTGCGCGTGGCTCGTGCGCGATCGGCGGCAATCTGTCTACGAACGCGGGCGGCAACCGTGTGATCCGCTACGGCATGGCGCGTGAAATGGTGCTGGGGCTCGAAGTCGTGCTGCCGGATGGCAGCGTGGTGACGAATCTCAACAAGATGCTGAAGAACAATGCGGGCTATGACCTCAAGCATCTGTTCATCGGCAGCGAAGGGACACTCGGCATCATCACGCGCATGGTCCTGCGCCTGTCTGCCAAACCGGGCTGCACGATGGCAGCGCTGTGCGCACTCGAAAGCTACGACAAGCTGGTCGTGTTTCTGAACGCGGCACGCCGCGGTTTAGGGCCGCTCCTGTCCGCCTTCGAGGTGATGTGGCCGGATTACTGGCAGACGGTCACGCAGCGTGTACCCGGCGTGAGCAATCCGCTGCCGGGCGAGCATGCCTGCTACGTGCTGATCGAAGCCCAGGGGATGGATGCGGCGTACGACGCTCCGCGTTTCGAGTCCTGGTTGATGCATCAGATCGAAGAAGGCGTACTCGCCGACGGAGCGCTGGCTCAATCGCTCGCGGACGTACAGGCGTTCTGGGGCGTGCGCGATGCCTGTGCGGAATTTCCGCAGGTCCTCGGGCCTCACGAACCATTCGACATCGGCTTGCCGGTCGCGGTCATGGACGAATACGTGAACGCATGTCTCGCAGCCTTGCGCGCCCGCTTTGCCGACGCGGTTGCACTCTTCTATGGGCACGTCGGCGATGGCAACCTGCATATCGTCGCCTGCGTGCCGGGTGCTTCGCCGCAACCGAAACAAGAGATCACCGCGATTGTCTACGGTCTCGTACAAAAGTTCGGTGGGACGATCTCAGCTGAACATGGCATCGGCATCACCAAGAAGCCGTGGCTGCCGTACACGCGCAGCGAACCTGAGCTTGCCCTGATGCGCCGCCTGAAAGCCGCGCTCGATCCGCTGAATCTGCTCAATCCCGGCAAGGTGGTTTAA
- a CDS encoding dihydrodipicolinate synthase family protein, whose amino-acid sequence MSFEGQGVLAAVTTPLDAANRADVALLAQHSADLLRRGLHGITLFGTTGEGQSFTVAERSAALEGLLGRGISSGDLVVGAGAAALGDAISLTWHALAQGCRRVLLLPPFYFKDVSSAGVVESIGQVIDAAGDPGLRVILYHIPQVSGVSFDDQAIATLRQRYGNVIDGIKDSSGNLDHSLALIRNHPGLKVYVGAEDTIGRARAAGAAGSICGLANIAPEQVRASYDSEQDTDFGVLKDLLRAVAGQPFVPLLKAWVAACQGNDGWRRVRAPLMAIDADVKAALPRALLARTTV is encoded by the coding sequence ATGTCTTTCGAAGGACAGGGCGTGCTGGCAGCAGTGACGACGCCGCTCGATGCTGCGAACCGCGCGGATGTGGCGCTGCTGGCGCAGCATTCGGCAGATCTGCTGCGGCGCGGCTTACACGGCATTACTCTGTTCGGCACGACCGGCGAGGGCCAGTCGTTCACGGTCGCCGAACGGAGCGCAGCGCTCGAAGGGCTGCTCGGGCGCGGAATCAGCAGTGGTGATCTGGTGGTCGGCGCGGGCGCTGCAGCACTGGGCGACGCGATCTCCTTGACGTGGCATGCGCTGGCGCAGGGCTGCCGCCGTGTCTTGCTTTTACCTCCGTTCTATTTCAAGGATGTCAGCAGCGCCGGCGTGGTCGAATCGATCGGTCAGGTGATCGACGCCGCCGGCGATCCGGGCTTGCGCGTCATCCTCTATCACATTCCTCAGGTATCCGGAGTGAGTTTCGACGACCAGGCGATCGCGACACTGCGTCAGCGCTACGGGAACGTGATAGACGGCATCAAGGACAGCAGCGGGAACCTCGATCATTCGCTCGCGCTGATCCGCAATCATCCCGGCCTGAAAGTCTATGTGGGCGCAGAGGACACGATTGGACGCGCGCGGGCAGCGGGCGCTGCCGGATCGATCTGCGGGCTGGCCAACATCGCGCCAGAGCAGGTTCGCGCGTCTTACGACAGCGAACAGGACACAGACTTCGGCGTGCTAAAGGATCTGCTGCGGGCAGTGGCAGGTCAGCCCTTTGTGCCGCTTCTCAAGGCATGGGTCGCCGCTTGCCAGGGCAACGACGGATGGCGCCGCGTACGCGCGCCGCTCATGGCGATTGACGCGGATGTAAAAGCCGCATTGCCGCGCGCGCTGCTAGCTCGGACGACGGTGTGA
- a CDS encoding GntR family transcriptional regulator, protein MNTMTPAKTDLDESQGKSLRLVAYENFTQQILNANIRPGQFVSQRELMVLTDMPLGAIREMVPRLEAEGLIKTVPNRGLQVCHVDLRLIRNAFQLRLMLEREAVANFTRTASDADLEKIERAHRDIVRRAVAKKIDDRLLNDAQTVDWGLHDMMIDAMGNDIVSNIYRVNSLRIRLIRLEHVVLKPEVVVPTMDEHLELIAAIRERNVEKAVGLLGTHIENARQRSMGNFG, encoded by the coding sequence ATGAATACAATGACACCGGCAAAGACGGACCTGGACGAGAGCCAGGGAAAGTCTCTCCGCCTCGTCGCTTATGAAAATTTCACGCAGCAAATCCTGAACGCCAATATCCGGCCTGGGCAATTCGTCTCGCAACGCGAACTGATGGTCCTGACCGATATGCCGCTTGGCGCGATTCGTGAAATGGTGCCGCGCCTCGAAGCCGAGGGTCTCATCAAGACCGTGCCGAACCGCGGTCTGCAGGTCTGTCATGTCGATCTGCGGTTGATCCGCAACGCCTTTCAACTGCGCCTCATGCTTGAGCGGGAGGCGGTTGCAAATTTCACCCGTACCGCATCCGACGCCGACCTCGAAAAAATCGAGCGGGCGCACAGGGATATCGTGCGCCGGGCGGTTGCCAAGAAAATCGACGATCGTCTTCTCAACGACGCCCAGACAGTCGACTGGGGTCTGCACGACATGATGATCGATGCGATGGGCAACGATATCGTCTCCAATATCTATCGCGTCAACAGTCTGCGCATCCGCCTGATCCGCCTCGAACATGTGGTCCTGAAGCCCGAGGTGGTGGTTCCGACGATGGATGAACACCTCGAACTGATCGCGGCCATTCGTGAGCGCAACGTGGAAAAAGCGGTCGGTCTGCTCGGCACGCATATCGAGAACGCGCGCCAGCGCTCGATGGGCAACTTCGGCTAG
- a CDS encoding DUF4148 domain-containing protein codes for MKSLIQTVVVAAAFAAPVAVFAQSNQPLTRAEVHAQLVQVEQAGYYPGDGDQNAYPAQIQAAEAKIAAQNGATDVGGVANGSSDMAKPAVSSSNQN; via the coding sequence ATGAAATCCCTTATTCAAACCGTTGTCGTTGCCGCTGCGTTTGCTGCACCGGTTGCTGTGTTCGCTCAATCGAACCAGCCTCTCACCCGTGCGGAAGTGCACGCTCAATTGGTCCAGGTCGAACAGGCTGGCTATTACCCGGGCGACGGTGACCAAAACGCTTATCCTGCGCAGATTCAGGCTGCTGAGGCCAAAATAGCAGCACAAAACGGTGCGACGGATGTGGGTGGCGTCGCAAACGGTTCGTCGGATATGGCGAAGCCGGCCGTGTCGAGTTCCAACCAGAACTAA
- a CDS encoding IMPACT family protein, whose translation MSHTLSTSVSAELEIRKSRFIAYAIPVADRDAAMVELRRLRETHPAATHVCWALLAGGHSGMSDDGEPSGTAGRPILEVLRHHDLDGVLAAVVRYYGGVKLGAGGLVRAYADSIARVLQDAPRIERIAQTLLTVEIGYPDEARVRRWIEQEGYALADSGYEMEVRLTIGMPVTALDAAREALRDMTQGRAVLHDAP comes from the coding sequence GTGAGTCACACTCTTTCAACATCCGTCTCTGCAGAACTCGAAATCCGCAAGAGCCGCTTTATCGCCTATGCCATTCCCGTTGCGGACCGCGATGCTGCGATGGTCGAACTGCGCCGCCTGCGTGAAACGCATCCCGCTGCTACACACGTGTGCTGGGCGTTGCTCGCCGGGGGACATTCCGGCATGTCCGACGACGGCGAGCCTTCCGGCACCGCCGGCAGGCCGATCCTCGAAGTACTGCGCCATCACGATCTCGACGGCGTGCTGGCCGCCGTCGTGCGCTACTATGGCGGGGTGAAGCTGGGTGCGGGCGGCCTCGTGCGCGCGTATGCCGATTCGATTGCTCGTGTGCTGCAGGACGCGCCGCGCATCGAACGGATTGCGCAAACCTTGTTGACAGTGGAGATCGGCTATCCCGACGAAGCGCGCGTGCGCCGCTGGATCGAACAGGAAGGTTATGCGCTTGCTGATAGCGGGTATGAAATGGAAGTGCGGCTGACGATCGGCATGCCTGTTACCGCACTGGACGCGGCGCGCGAAGCCTTGCGGGATATGACGCAAGGACGCGCCGTGTTGCACGACGCGCCGTGA